The segment CATTTGTATCACCTCTGAATTCAAGAGAAGCCTACATTTACCAAAAACAAATGAGGCACACTTTTGTACCAATAACAGAAAACATTAGCAAAGTTTTTGAAACTGCTTTGAATAATGTGGTTTGCCATATAACTTACAACTTAACAGATGAAATGGATACTAGCCTCTACAATGAAATGGTGTTTAAAATTTTAGTAttggacatttcctatgtattAAGCAAATCATGTGGGGAAGGAATATAATTTCAAGCCATTCTTTTAAACCCCTAATGTAATTTGTGAGAGGTTTCTAGTTTCTCTTTTGATTCTTAGAGAAATAAATTATCAAGGTAAAACATTTCTGTCTGATTAATTTTAACCAACtgggaaaactgaaagaaatctTACTATGTTATATGACCTCAAGCTGGCAAGTATAAggcatttaatgaaaaaaataattcaaattatatatatttcaaacgttcattttttaatattgtaCCTAAACGGATCAGTCCCAAATAGTCTGAGATTTAAATGTTAGTAATATTTTCAGGAAGTCAAAAGGAATGAGATCTTCCTATATCTCTCCACAATGATTTCCTCTGTTCCTGGAATATAGAGTATAGTTATGGTCAACGAATATAGAAAAAATTACCAATGTGGAAATGTCTAGGAAGGTCAACTGATCTTCTAAGAATGTATGTAGCACAGagcaggcatttaataaatgccaGGTCAATGAATAATGACTTAACTAAAATACACAAAGGTAGATTGAAATAAAGCATTCCCCAATAGATCAGAACTCTTTGTCTATAAGGAAATATGTAAGGGATAgataattaagttttaaaaatatactgaaaGTTTAATAAATATGAGCATCACAGAATCTTAGAATCTTGTAGAAACACTTGATGTTCGAAAGAGTAAAACTTGACACCAAGGAATAATTGCTTTACACAGAGGCAGGTGCCTTAAGACTGCATTACCACCAGATGCGAATACTGGTTTGAGATACGTGCAGGATTGTCAACAAACTGTTATTATTTGGAAATGTGAATGCCATTATCATGAAGGTGAAGCAGATACTTCCTCAATACATCCACTGTGACGTTATCCACCAGAGAATTGCAAGTGCAGAAAACAGTAGTTGGTTCCTCAATGATTATTGAAGGGTAATCAAGTTGTAAAACATAGCAGACCTAAGAGCATGTCAtctgatttatttaataaaaatttgctttctgattataaaagtaatactcatgtagagaatttgaaatagaagaaaatataaagaagaaaaaaagtgacCTATAATTTCTATTGCACAGAGAAAACTAGCATTAACATTTTGATGTGTTTCTGTGCTGCCTTTCCTTTACATTCACATGTAAGTATTTATTCAGAAAGTTAGGATTATTCTGTATACacaactttatattttatttttcatataatgTTTTATTATGTCTATTTTATCATTACATTAAGTATTCTAAGTAAACACCATTTTTAATGATTATACAATACACCATCATATGGATGAttcacatttatttaattatactgACCAAATGTTTACCATTTAGGTGTTTtgaatttttcactattataaataacattacAATGGACTTCATTATATGTAAATCTTTGTCTAaggttttattatttctctctgctAGATTCATGGTTACTGGTCACAGGTATGAACATTTAAGAGTTTCCTTAATCTAttaccaaattattttccaatgattgtaccaatttatacttctACTAGGAATGCAATTAGGTTCCCATTTCACTGTATTTTAGACAACACTACaaactatcatttcttttttcaaaaacaaatactTGCTATTTTGATGGGCACAATAAATATGTCCTCACAACTGTTTCAAATGATGTCTCTCTGATTAGTAATGaattcaaacatttttaatttgttaaaaattgtATTTCCCTTGAGGTTTTTCCGTTTCTGTTCTTCATCTATTTTCTAGTGATATTCCTACTGATTTATATAAGCTCTTGATAGAATAAAACTGTAGAAACATCATCATATTTGTTGTAATAATTTCTTAGTTCAGGCTTGACATTTGATTTTACTAATGATGTtttttatatatagttatataattgaatttatcaatttttaaccCCGGAGATTTCTCCAATTTCTTTTGATGGCATTTAAATTTCTTGATGTACATGTACACATGAATAACTTTACATTGCACGCataaatgctattataaatgaccTGGAAAGTTTTTAACAcaaccctttttttttctttctcctcctttctctctctccttcctgcttccATCCACATCacttccccacccccccaacacCCACGAGTGTAAATACCTTGTAAATAGCCCTCTTTTCTCTTCAAATCATTTTAGATTTAAATGTATACTCCACTATCACTGGAGATAGTAAATTGCTAAGaataatgcaaatgaaaatagtcaatagtcattttttaaaaaaattttatggtggtaaaatatacaacacataaaatttaccattttaaccatatttAAGTATAAGtttagtgacattaagtacatttatattGTTCTAGAACCGTCAtctccatccatctccagaactttttcatcttcccaaactgaaactctataccaattaaacactaactcttcattccctctctcccccaacaaccaccattctactttctgtctctatgaatttgaccactttaattcatgtaagtgaaatcatatgatatttgtttttttgtgtctaATTTATTTCAATTAGCTTAATGTCATCAAGGTTCAGCCACGTTTTAACATGTgtcaaaatttcattccttttaagctgaaaatattccattgtacatatatatcacatgtTGGTCATCCATTTACCCATcaacggacatttgggttgtttccacctttggctattgtgagtaatgctgctgtgaacatgagtgtacgAAAATACTCTTTTAAACATCGTTGTTAATCGGTACATATACAGTCATTGAAATTGTTTGGGAATGCTGATACCAATGCTGACACTTAAATTATGAATAAGCTTCCCCTAACCCAtacacagaagctttttgtaatGCATATTCCTCTCAAACCTCAAAAGCCATATTTGGCATCTAATCTTATGTTTTCCTTGAAAATATGCTGGGAAAATGTTAAATGAGTAGCTAAAAAGGTAATAGCTTCAGAATTTTGATAGTCCCCCAGAATTGGGCATGCGCTGAAATCCACAGAATATGTGAAAGCATTGTGGAAGATGCTCCTCATCCTTCCGGGCCATAGAGTTGCACTGGGCATATTATAATTAATACCTCATTTCTCCAcaatttttttctcagcagagAGGTCAAGAATGGCTAAAGAAAATCATACCATGAAAAATGAGTTTATCCTCACAGGATTTACAGATCACCCAGAGCTGAAGACCCTCCTGTTTGTGGTGTTCTTTGCCATCTATCTGATCACCATCGTGGGGAATCTTGGCCTGGTGATATTGATTTCAAAGGAGCAGCATCTTCACACGCCAATGTACATCTTTCTGGGCAACCTGGCTTTTGTGGATTCCTGCTGTTCCTGTGCCATTACTCCTAAAATGTTAGGGAACTTCTTTTCTAAGGACAGAATGGTTTCCCTCAATGAATGCATcgcacaattttattttctttgcactGTTGAAACTGCAGATTGCTTTCTCCTAGCAGCAATGGCCTATGATCGCTATGTAGCCATCTGTAGCCCACTGCAGTACCACACCATTATGTCGAAGAAACTCTGCATTCAGATGACCACAGGGGCCTACATCGCTGGAAACCTGCATTCCATGATCCATGTAAGGCTTCTGTTTAGGTTAACTTTCTGTGGGTCTCATCAAATCAATCACTTTTTTTGTGATATTCTTCCTTTATACAGACTCTCCTGTGTTGACCCTTATATCAATGAACTGGTACTATTTATCTTTTCAGGTTCAATTCAAGTCTTCACCATAGGCAGCGTCTTAATATCTTATCTTTACATTCTCTTtactattttcaaaatgaaatccAAACAGGGAAGGGTCAAAGCCTTTTCTACCTGTGCATCCCACTTTTTGTCTGTCTCATTATACTATGGATCTATTTTTTTCATGTATATTAGACCAAATTTACTTGAAGAAGAGGATAAAGATATACCAGCTGCTATTCTGTTTACGATAGTAGTTCCCTTACTAAATCCTTTTATTTATAGCCTGAGAAATAAGGAAGTAATAACTCTCTTGAGAAAAAATCTGAAGTAAAACAAATCTCAAGAAAGTTTGAAACAAATGACATCTAGTGTAGCTTAGAGATTTAAATGTAGAAAAACTTCCAAGTGAAATTACACagagaaaatgcaaaattatatgtAACATGTTAAAATATAATACAATCAATTTAAGCAGCAATATGTCAGGGAGAAAATATACAGGAAGGATTAAACTGTGCTAAATCTTAATTCAAAGTAacgaaaatcaaaaccaaacttGGAATTCATTCAAGAAACAACCTTGTATGTTGCCAAGTTCATGGACCATGTCAGCGTCGGGGATTATCAGCacccaaaagaaaaacaacaagggTAGCAGTTACAAATATAAAGGAGAATCCTATTAGACATTTCTAGCCAGCCCACTTTAATAGCTTGGAGCACGAGCACTCCAGTTAAGCTAACAGAGTTTAAGGGTGTGTGAACCTTCAAGCAATGAAATCACTCACAACCATGAGCAATGATGTTGAAGCAAGTGAATTTGGGGGAAGCAGTTTAATAGCATTTGGGTGACATTATTGTAGTTAGCATAGAGGTAGTGAGGAAATGAAGGTGTCAAATAAAAGTGACTATTATGTTTCCAAGTTGAAGTTCCTATGGAGTGGAATAATTAAACACAGAATGTCAATTTTCGAAAGTAGTTATCTTCAGAGAGGTTTATTTACTCCCTTACGTATACACATGGAGATGCCATAGCATAAAGTTCCAGGCAAGCAGTTAAACCACAGGTGGGATTTGAAGAGCCTTCATTGTCGGTGAGCTGGTCTAAACTTCTCTATGTCCCCTTTCTGAGAGGACAAGAAGGGGCTCAACAAGGGGAACACTACTATATTCTATACGGACATGAACAAAAGTATGATTGTTGAGCTACGGATAGGGTTTATCTAAAAtaatttctcactttttttcttttcatcattgCAAAACCTGAAGTTGTGGAATGTAGGTAGAatgtatatcacatttattgtgACATAATAAAAGAATTACTTTCCAATTATTCATTCAACGTAGATGTACTGAGAGCTTGCTATGTGGAGGCACTGCTCTAGGTGCTAGGATATATCAGTCACCAAAATACCAATTTTTCCATCTTCTTAGATAATAGAATGCTGCCATGATTTTAATGACCAACTTCTGGATTAAGGAGAGTCTATatcacataaaagaaaaattccccCTACACCTCTTCTCTTGATGCTCTGAGGTCACATCTAAATTCCCAGAAGGCAATTGTCAGGTTGAGCTATGGTCCGGATTATGGAGCCACCTGAGGCTGACCTCACATGGAAAATCAACATGTTGGGTCTGTTTAGAAAAAGTggtggggccgccccgtggcttagcggttaagtgcgcgcgctccgctgctggcggcccgggttcagatcccgggcgcgcaccgacgcaccgcttctccggccatgctgaggccgcgtcccacatacagcaactagaaggatgtgcagctgtgacatacaactatctactggggctttggggggaaaaaataaataaataaaatctttaaaaaaaaaaaaaagaaaagaaaaagtggtgGGAATGCAGATACGGTATTTCCAATTCCCTAACTcatgaataaaaaattataacccctTGGGTTCTATTTGTAACCTCCAAAAAATCTAATCTAGCTCATTCCATATAATCAGACATTTCAAGATTTGAAATAGAGACATTTCAAGATTTACTTGGTTGTTGCAAATTCAAACCCCATCAATTCAGGATGTGCCCAACCCCACCACCATCCTTTCTTGGTTGCATCTAAATGTGTAGCTACTTCCCTGATACCATGGCATTGAAGGCAGGTGTCATGTTATAGATGAGCTCTGTCCATGCTGCGGTCCTCTGGGATGTTTGATCCTCTCTGACCCTCTGGTTGTCTCTCCATACCACCATCAGTTTGGTTTCTGCATTTGTGTCTAGAGCCCAGGCTAGACATGGAAGCATGATTTCAGCTAAAACATATGCTTGTCAAGTCCACAAGTCTTAAAGTCTGCTGGCTCAgtctctcttgctctttctctgCTAATTTCTGAGTAAATTCTCTTGACATCCTTCTCTAGGATATTTAAGGTGGAAAAACTGGTATTTTGGTTACTGATATATCCTAGCATCTAGGTGATGGAAAAGTCCAGGAAAAGTTGAAGGGCACCATTTTTGTACTTCTGATGACACACGGTATCAGTATGATTTTGAAAGCTTTCCTGGGTTCTTTGGGAAGGTCCCATTTGCCCATAGATCTCCAAACTTCTCTAGGCATTTGATTGTCTCCCCATCTCATTCCCAGGACACCCCTGGGAATGTATGTCACATAGCCCCTCCTCAGTGAACACCAATTATTCCCCACTGACTTTCCTTTTCCCCCAACTCACTGAATGCTTATTTCTAGGATGATACTCAGCTCTTACATCGTTATAAACTATACCCAAATCTActtttatgaaataaatttttactttGGAACAGTCCTCAAAAGTGAGGCTTTCTCAACCTATTCTCTCTGTCTGGATCTTCAAAGGTATGTTTAGGGAAAAAAGAATGTGAGGTTGACATTGTTGTGCTCTGGTCTCCCTCTCTTAAACCAATAAATCTGAAATGGCAGGAATGATCACTGGGCAAAACAGAATTACAGGCAGGCTTCATCTAAGTATTGATGGTTATATGGAGGAAAATCGCATAAAATGAATCTTTTTAACATCTTGACCAATATTTCACggtaaatggagaaaaaaagatttgtttAGGACTTTACTttgaaaaatgaaactaaaacttagggaaataaatattttacttcatATTTAACCAAAATTTAGTTACAATCACAAATGTGTACTAATTTTACAAAGAATGAATCAAGTGCCAACTGTTTTCCTTGATATTATTTTCCAGAAGAATAAAGTATGATAACTAGATACAGCCTTTGCTTAACTTTTGAATTCAAGGAATAACagtaatgaataataataatagagcaACGTTGTAAAATATCCAAAGGCTCCACCAGTTTTCCCCAGGGTCCATCCTAATCCATGTGGTACAAATTTTTATCTATTGCATTtgtgttatttttctcctttattattcACTTTCTAATTGTTATAACTCCACCAGGCCGTGTTTGTCAATGGGACCTTACGTTGCCTTCAGGCACTTCTCCAACCCTACTTTCCTCGACTTTATGAAGTCTACCACGTCTTTCTTAAGGTTATTTCACATTGAATTTGAATAATGTTTACTACACCAGATAATCGGCGAGTAGGTAAGATGTTGGCACAGGGTAAAGATAGTGGTGTTAAACAGGGAGGGATGTTTAAGGGGAGATTAATTCTGTAAGTGGTTATTTCGTGTGTGTTATTACAATTCTTATTTCCCTAAGAAAAGGTTGAGATTAATTCTGTAAGTGGTTAGTTCGTGTGTGTTATTACAATTCTTACTTCCCTAAGAAAGGGCTGTCACTTCAGGGATTTACAAA is part of the Diceros bicornis minor isolate mBicDic1 chromosome 15, mDicBic1.mat.cur, whole genome shotgun sequence genome and harbors:
- the LOC131414506 gene encoding olfactory receptor 5K1 — its product is MAKENHTMKNEFILTGFTDHPELKTLLFVVFFAIYLITIVGNLGLVILISKEQHLHTPMYIFLGNLAFVDSCCSCAITPKMLGNFFSKDRMVSLNECIAQFYFLCTVETADCFLLAAMAYDRYVAICSPLQYHTIMSKKLCIQMTTGAYIAGNLHSMIHVRLLFRLTFCGSHQINHFFCDILPLYRLSCVDPYINELVLFIFSGSIQVFTIGSVLISYLYILFTIFKMKSKQGRVKAFSTCASHFLSVSLYYGSIFFMYIRPNLLEEEDKDIPAAILFTIVVPLLNPFIYSLRNKEVITLLRKNLK